Genomic DNA from Niabella ginsenosidivorans:
CATTTTTATTATAACTTTCTGCTACAAAACAGCAGCCAGTGTAAGCAGGATTACAAAAAGAGAAAGTTCGGGCGCCGTGTGATTGTGCTTCTCCGTTTGTAAAATGATGATGAAATGATTGAATGAGCCTGGTAATACACCGGGCAGTATGATGCCTTTTTTTTTATTATAATATTAATAATATGCTTCTGAAACATTTCCGCAACATAACACTTGCTGTTATCGGCTTCTGTATGGCTCACCCGCTTTATGCCCAGCATAGAGTATTTACCGGCAAAGTGCTGGATGCTGCAGACAGTAGCCCCCTGAGTGGTGTATCTGTAACTATTAAAGGCACGGAACAGGGTGTTACAACTAAAAAGGACGGCTCGTTCTCTATCAAAACGGCGGTTGCGGCTCCTTTGCTGGTTGTTTCTTACGTGGGATATAGTCAAAAGGAAACTGCAGCCACCGATTCCTTTCTTACCATTTACCTGGAGAAGACCACCAGTGAAATGAACGAAGTAGTGGTAACCGCCCTGGGGGTAAAGCGGCAAAAGGCTTCTCTCGGATATGCGGTCAGTGAAGTGAACGGAAAAGACCTTACACAGGCGCGGGAAGTAAATGTGCTCAACTCGCTGGAAGGAAAGGTAGCCGGGGTAAATGTAAGCGGTATAGCGGGTGGTCCGGGCGCTTCATCCAATGTCATTATCCGGGGTATTTCCAGCCTTACCCAAACCAATCAGCCCCTGTATGTTATTAATGGCATTCCGGTTGAAAGTCAGCCTAATTCTTCAGACGGAAGCCAGTACTCCAACGTTCCGGATCTGGGCGATGCCATGAGCAATATTAATCCGGATGATATTGAAACGATCTCTGTGCTAAAGGGTGCCGCAGCCTCCGCCTTATATGGCTACCGCGCAAAGGCAGGCGTTATTTTAATCACTACCAAAACAGCCAAATCGAACAGCATAGAGCTGAACTCCAATTACGTGGCAGAAAAGGTGGTGGACTTGACAGACTGGCAATATGTTTACGGGCAGGGCGCCAATAACCTGAAGCCCACTTCACAACTGGTAGCCTTCCAGTCTGGTCAGTCCAGCTGGGGCGGCAAGCTGGATGGCAGCCCTGTTGTGCAGTTTGATGGTGGTGTACGGCCTTATGTAGCCCAGAAGAACAATCTCCAGAACTTTTACAGGACCGGGGGCACTTTTACCAATACCCTTGCATTGAACCGGACTTTTGAGGGAGGCGCTATACGTTTTTCGGCCAGTGATCTTACCAGCCGGTCTATTGTTCCCAACAGCGGTATCAACCGCCAGACATTTGACCTGTCTGCCAATTATAATCTGACGCCAAGATTTCTTGCAGATGTGCATGCCAATTACATCCTTGAGCAGGCAAAGAACCGGCCCCTGCTCAGTGATCCGTCCGGGAACTCCAATTATAATGTCATGTTTTTACCCACCAGCGTAGATGTGCGGACGCTTGAAAAAGCCACCAATCCTGATGGGTCCGAACTGGCTTATTCCCCGTCTGTAAACGCCACCAACCCCTGGTTTGCCGCCGAAAAGTTTATTAACAATACAGAGCGCAACCGGTTCATTTCCTCCGTACGGCTTCGTTATACGTTTGATAACGGGGTTTTCCTACAGGGCCGCGCAGGCATAGATAATTATAACGACCATTATTTATCCGTTGTTCCCACAGGCACAGCTTACAGGCCCAAAGGCTCTATGTCTGAATATAACACCAGCTACAAGGATCTGAACGCAGATCTTCTTGCCGGAAAAGATTTTAAGCTCTCCCCCGACCTGACCATAACGCCTAACCTGGGCGCCAGCTACCGCCGTACAAAATCGGCCGAATATGAAAATCATGGGGAAACGTTCCAGATTCCCTTTGTATATAATATCCTGAACACATCTGTAAAAACGGTCTATTACCTTCCCTCTGACCAGGAAGTGCAAAGCGTGTACGGCACCCTGGATCTTGCCTATAAAAATTACCTGTACCTGACCGGTTCCGGAAGAAACGACTGGTTCTCTACACTGGCTACACCGGGAACCAATAATAAAGTCGGCGTTTTTTACCCTTCTGTAAGCGGCTCTTTTATATTTTCCGAGCTGCTGAAGCCCAACGAATGGTTCAGCTACGGAAAACTAAGGGCTGGCTATGCAGAAGTAGGACAGGCTACCGCTCCTTACCAGACGCAGCTCAGCTACATCTTTGCCGGCACCACCTTTAACGGGCTGCCGCAGGGCCTCATCAATAACTCAGACATTCCCAACTCTTCCTTAAAACCTTCACTGGCAAAGGAACTGGAGATCGGAACCGAGCTTGGATTTTTTCACAACCGTCTGAACCTGGATCTGAGTTGGTACAACAAAAAATCATCCAATGAAATCCTGAGCGCACCGGCTTCCATTGCTTCCGGTTATGGAGGCGCTGTTTTAAATATCGGCCAGTTGCAAAACAAAGGCTGGGAACTTCTATTATCCGGTACGCCGGTAAAGGGGAGCAGTTTTACCTGGAAAACAGCCCTGAACGGTTCCGTAAATAATAACAAGGTGCTTGCCCTGGCTAACAATCAGTCTTCACTGGCCGTTGGTACCTCCAGCACTGCTGTTGGATTCATTCAGCAGATCGTTGGGTTACCCGCCAACCAGATCATGGCATATGATTACAAATATGACGATGCCGGCAATATTATAAAGACCGCCAGCGGCGTACCGGCCAGAGGGTTGCTGAAGCCTTATGGATCTGCCTATGCCAAATGGATGGCCGGTTTCAGCAATGATCTTTACTATAAACATTTTCACCTGTCCTTTCTTATTGACGGGAAGTTTGGCGGCAAACTGTTTTCAGGAACCGATTACCGCGGATATACATTTGGCTTGTCCAAGGCAACGCTGGTAAACCGCGAAGGCACTTTTGGCAATAACCTGGATGCCGCTACCTATTACAGTACTCTGGCATCCAATGTTTCAAAATTATTTGTAGAAGATGCCGGTTTTATAAAATTCAGATCGGTGGTGCTGGAATACACGTTCCCCTCCGGACTGTTTGGAAAGGGCATTAAAGGCGCTTCTCTCAGCATTGTGGGCCGAAATCTGTTTTACCTGATGCGCAAAACAGAAAATGTGGACCCCGAATCGAGCTTTTCTCCTACCGCGTATGGGCTTGAGCTGGGCGGTGTGCCCTCCACGCGCACATTTGGCGCCAACCTGAATTTAAAATTTTAAACGCGTTCCAAAAAATTACAGCAATGAAAAAATCAGCTTTATATATTATTTCTGCTTCCGTGCTTTTTTTACAGGCCGCCTGCACAAAAAATTTCGACAGGATCAATACTAACCCGGCTACTTACAATGAGCAGAATTTTGACCCAAACTACCTGCTTACGACCGCTCAGGTAGCTTATACCGGCAGCTACGACTTTGCCTATGACACCTGGCGCGCCAATCTTATTTACTGTTCCGGCATGATACAGGGCTTTGCAACCGTGCTGTCCTACTGGGGCGGAGATAAGTATACGCTGAACGAAGGATATACGGCTGCCTACTGGGGGTTCAGCGGCGATGGCGCATATTCCGAACAATTAAAACCTATTGCGGATATTCTGCAAACAACAAAAGACAAGCCCCAATACAAAAATCTTTACCAGATTGCGCACATTATGCGCTCCTTGATTGTTGAGCGCATTACGGATCTTTACGGCGATTGCCCCTATTCAGAAGCCGGTTTGGGTTATTATGATAAAAATTATTTTCCGAAATACGACAAACAGCAGGATATTTACAAGGGTATGCTGCAGGAAGTAAGTGATGCTGTTGCTGCGCTGGATTCATCGGCAGACAAGCCTTCCGGCGATGTTATTTACAATGGCGATATTGAAAAATGGAAACGGTTTGGCAATACCCTTATTTTGAGGATGGCAATGCGGCTTACAAAAGCAGACCCTGCAACCGCAAAAACCTGGGTACAGAAAGTTGTGGGAAAAACAATGACCGATAATACAGATAATGCATTCATCAACGGGGATGAAACCGGTGGTTTGTCTACCATTAACCGCAACAGCCTGGTGCTGCTGGGCGATGGCGGCCAGGAGCCCTATTATGTAAAATGGTCCAACACCTTCATCAATTTCCTGAAATCCAACAATGATCCGCGCCTTGGTAAAATAGCCGTGATCCGGTTATATACGGACGCAAACAGTACCACACAAAATCCCGGCTATAGCGCAGACCCTTCCAAACAAAAAGGAATGCCCAACGGAAAAGACCTGAGCGGTATTGCCGGAAGAGATATTTCCACAGACCCTTCTTATACGGGTATGCCGGATTATTCTTCCCCACATCCGGGCATGATCAAAAATAACGGCCCTACCTTCCTTTTAATTTATCCTGAAGCGGAACTGCTTTGGGCAGAAGCAGCACAACGTTTTGGCATTGGAGGCAGTGCCGCAACCCATTACAATAACGGGGTTACCGCGGCCATGACCTATCTGGCGCAATATGATCCAAAATTAACGATCAGCGTTTCCGATGCCGGCACTTACCTGGCGGCGCATCCGTATAATGCCGGCCAGGGACTGCAGATGATCAATACGCAATACTGGGCATTAACCAACACTATGCTGGATTTTTATGAATCATGGTCAAACT
This window encodes:
- a CDS encoding SusC/RagA family TonB-linked outer membrane protein, which encodes MLLKHFRNITLAVIGFCMAHPLYAQHRVFTGKVLDAADSSPLSGVSVTIKGTEQGVTTKKDGSFSIKTAVAAPLLVVSYVGYSQKETAATDSFLTIYLEKTTSEMNEVVVTALGVKRQKASLGYAVSEVNGKDLTQAREVNVLNSLEGKVAGVNVSGIAGGPGASSNVIIRGISSLTQTNQPLYVINGIPVESQPNSSDGSQYSNVPDLGDAMSNINPDDIETISVLKGAAASALYGYRAKAGVILITTKTAKSNSIELNSNYVAEKVVDLTDWQYVYGQGANNLKPTSQLVAFQSGQSSWGGKLDGSPVVQFDGGVRPYVAQKNNLQNFYRTGGTFTNTLALNRTFEGGAIRFSASDLTSRSIVPNSGINRQTFDLSANYNLTPRFLADVHANYILEQAKNRPLLSDPSGNSNYNVMFLPTSVDVRTLEKATNPDGSELAYSPSVNATNPWFAAEKFINNTERNRFISSVRLRYTFDNGVFLQGRAGIDNYNDHYLSVVPTGTAYRPKGSMSEYNTSYKDLNADLLAGKDFKLSPDLTITPNLGASYRRTKSAEYENHGETFQIPFVYNILNTSVKTVYYLPSDQEVQSVYGTLDLAYKNYLYLTGSGRNDWFSTLATPGTNNKVGVFYPSVSGSFIFSELLKPNEWFSYGKLRAGYAEVGQATAPYQTQLSYIFAGTTFNGLPQGLINNSDIPNSSLKPSLAKELEIGTELGFFHNRLNLDLSWYNKKSSNEILSAPASIASGYGGAVLNIGQLQNKGWELLLSGTPVKGSSFTWKTALNGSVNNNKVLALANNQSSLAVGTSSTAVGFIQQIVGLPANQIMAYDYKYDDAGNIIKTASGVPARGLLKPYGSAYAKWMAGFSNDLYYKHFHLSFLIDGKFGGKLFSGTDYRGYTFGLSKATLVNREGTFGNNLDAATYYSTLASNVSKLFVEDAGFIKFRSVVLEYTFPSGLFGKGIKGASLSIVGRNLFYLMRKTENVDPESSFSPTAYGLELGGVPSTRTFGANLNLKF
- a CDS encoding SusD/RagB family nutrient-binding outer membrane lipoprotein, producing MKKSALYIISASVLFLQAACTKNFDRINTNPATYNEQNFDPNYLLTTAQVAYTGSYDFAYDTWRANLIYCSGMIQGFATVLSYWGGDKYTLNEGYTAAYWGFSGDGAYSEQLKPIADILQTTKDKPQYKNLYQIAHIMRSLIVERITDLYGDCPYSEAGLGYYDKNYFPKYDKQQDIYKGMLQEVSDAVAALDSSADKPSGDVIYNGDIEKWKRFGNTLILRMAMRLTKADPATAKTWVQKVVGKTMTDNTDNAFINGDETGGLSTINRNSLVLLGDGGQEPYYVKWSNTFINFLKSNNDPRLGKIAVIRLYTDANSTTQNPGYSADPSKQKGMPNGKDLSGIAGRDISTDPSYTGMPDYSSPHPGMIKNNGPTFLLIYPEAELLWAEAAQRFGIGGSAATHYNNGVTAAMTYLAQYDPKLTISVSDAGTYLAAHPYNAGQGLQMINTQYWALTNTMLDFYESWSNWRRSGYPQLTPVNAPNNATNGQIPRRFPYPLAESNVNPSNYQAASDAVPGGDNLLGRVWWDAQ